From Anopheles funestus chromosome 3RL, idAnoFuneDA-416_04, whole genome shotgun sequence, a single genomic window includes:
- the LOC125767001 gene encoding sodium-dependent nutrient amino acid transporter 1-like — protein MENRSYVGDETWNADTLPVGGLAGSYHHHHAQHHTAVDLKTSATDDKPPLREKWGRNIEFLLSCVALSVGFGNVWRFPYTAFKNGGGAFVIPYLIVLFIIGRPIYYLEMVLGQFSNRGCVKVYDLAPAMRGIGVGQTVAIFTVITYYASVLAVTLRYLVASFSPELPWSKCDPDWVDCVDSSRLGSITLGANVTQPRTSADLYFRNTVMHSADSLDDGLGFPEWRLALCLIVSWICIVGILIKGIKSSGKVSYFLAIFPYIIIAVLLVRSLTLEGAWTGIKYFFEPQWDKLLTIEVWYEAVTQCFFSLTICFGGLIVYSSFNDFSNNIYRHALIITSLDTVTSLVAGCVVFGVIGHLAHVTGQSDISKVVQSGPALTFITYPDTIAKFDFLPQFFSVLFFFMLFLLGIGTLIGIVTSVITAIHDQRPDIARWKIVISVGLAGFCIGLIYITPGGLIILELLDYYGATLVTITLAVFELLTFAWIYGVNRVCKDIEFMLGIKTGLFWRVCWGIITPITVLFILLVSLIQYKPQNVPLGYNALGWCLYAFAVMQLPCWAVYAILQKQGLVWWERCKAVLRPMADWGPEDPTKRSEYGTFIDEYKRQSSQRAGTLVEKVRRKLFK, from the exons ATGGAAAACAGAAGCTACGTCGGCGATGAAACCTGGAATGCTGACACACTGCCCGTCGGTGGGCTTGCAGGTtcctaccatcatcatcacgcaCAG CATCACACGGCAGTCGATCTAAAAACGTCCGCAACAGACGATAAACCACCGCTTCGTGAGAAATGGGGACGTAACATCGAGTTCCTGCTGTCCTGCGTGGCTCTGTCCGTGGGCTTCGGCAACGTTTGGCGTTTCCCGTACACGGCATTCAAGAACGGTGGCGGTGCATTCGTTATCCCGTACCTGATAGTACTGTTCATTATTGGACGTCCCATCTACTATCTGGAAATGGTGCTCGGCCAATTCTCGAATCGTGGTTGTGTCAAGGTGTACGATCTGGCACCAGCCATGCGTGGTATCGGTGTCGGTCAAACGGTAGCCATTTTTACCGTAATTACATACTATGCTTCCGTACTGGCCGTAACCCTCCGGTATCTGGTGGCCTCCTTCAGCCCCGAGCTGCCCTGGAGCAAGTGTGATCCCGATTGGGTCGATTGTGTCGATTCTAGCCGGCTCGGCAGCATAACGCTGGGCGCAAACGTAACGCAACCGCGAACGTCGGCTGATTTGTACTTCCG CAACACGGTGATGCATTCCGCTGACTCACTGGACGATGGTTTGGGCTTTCCCGAATGGCGGCTTGCACTGTGTTTGATCGTTTCCTGGATTTGCATAGTGGGCATTTTGATCAAAG GCATTAAAAGTTCCGGCAAAGTGTCCTACTTCCTGGCCATCTTTCCGTACATCATCATTGCCGTCCTGCTGGTACGCTCACTAACACTCGAAGGAGCGTGGACCGGTATCAAGTATTTCTTTGAGCCACAGTGGGACAAACTGTTGACGATCGAAGTTTGGTATGAAGCCGTCACGCAATGTTTCTTCTCACTGACCATCTGTTTCGGTGGGTTGATCGTGTACTCGTCGTTTAATGACTTTTCGAACAATATCTACCG aCATGCGCTAATTATCACCTCACTGGACACAGTCACCTCGCTGGTGGCGGGATGTGTTGTGTTCGGTGTGATTGGTCATCTGGCTCACGTTACCGGCCAGTCGGATATTTCGAAGGTGGTCCAAAGTGGACCTGCCCTAACGTTCATCACGTACCCGGACACGATAGCAAAGTTTGACTTTCTGCCTCAGTTCTTCtcggtgctgttttttttcatgctgtTTCTGCTCGGTATTGGCACACTGATCGGTATCGTAACATCCGTCATTACCGCCATTCACGACCAGCGACCGGATATTGCCCGGTGGAAGATTGTCATTTCGGTGGGGTTGGCCGGATTTTGTATTGGTCTCATCTACATCACACCG GGCGGGTTGATTATCCTAGAGCTGCTCGATTACTATGGTGCAACGTTGGTAACGATCACGCTGGCCGTGTTTGAGCTGCTTACCTTCGCCTGGATCTATGGCGTGAATCGAGTGTGCAAGGATATTGAGTTTATGTTGGGCATCAAGACAGGATTGTTTTGGCGTGTTTGCTGGGGCATCATAACACCCATCACCGTGCTCTTCATACTCCTTGTCAGTTTGATACAGTACAAACCACAGAACGTTCCACTCGGTTACAATG CTCTCGGATGGTGTTTATATGCTTTTGCCGTGATGCAACTACCCTGTTGGGCTGTTTACGCCATACTACAAAAGCAAGGCCTGGTATGGTGGGAACGCTGCAAAGCTGTTCTTCGGCCAATGGCCGACTGGGGCCCGGAAGATCCTACCAAGCGATCGGAGTACGGCACCTTCATCGACGAGTACAAACGACAGTCGTCTCAACGTGCCGGAACGCTTGTGGAAAAAGTTCGAAGAAAGTTGTTCAAATGA
- the LOC125766999 gene encoding sodium-dependent nutrient amino acid transporter 1-like isoform X3 codes for MDSTPKTIAKGLTHTNCVTLAIASPTVPVREKWTSNIEFTLSCIAYSVGFGNIWKFPYTALDNGGGAFLIPYLVVLFVIGRPLYYLEMAMGQFCSRGCVKIYDMAPAMRGVGVGQSVAMVVAMSYYTPVLAITLRYLLLSFSSELPWSKCHHSWSRCIDSDFRGYSNTSEASIEDRRNVSAELYFTNTIMHRAPLAEGLGWPDGKLVLCLLVSWSILVVILIKGVRSTGKAAYFLAIFPYVIIFILLAHSLSLEGSFEGIKFFLTPKWESLFTAKVWMEAVTQCFFSLSICFGGIIAYSSFNNFSNNVYRDAMIISWLDTFTSIIVGCIVFGVLGNLAHVTHRTSIQDIVREGPGLTFMAYPDAIAKFEYCPQLFSVLFFLMFFIVGIGSNLGAITSVITAIRDRCPTVENWKIVMGVSVTMFCVSVVYLAPGGLDLLDVLDTYGAKYVTLTLALFEILTFGWIYGVDRVCRDIKFMLQIETGLFWRVCWGLLAPLLVGVILIVSFVDYVPLSVPVEYNVGGWILYTFAILQLPIWAVYAIITQDEKECRTKWKTAFEPTTNWGPENESTREQYNKMENKRCQFTTDPSRHCTHRLCGKIFN; via the exons ATGGATTCCACCCCAAAGACAATTGCCAAAGGATTAACC CACACCAACTGTGTCACCTTGGCTATTGCGTCCCCAACCGTGCCGGTGCGCGAGAAATGGACCAGCAACATCGAGTTTACGCTCTCCTGTATAGCGTACTCGGTCGGATTCGGCAACATCTGGAAGTTCCCGTACACCGCCCTGGACAATGGAGGCGGTGCCTTTCTGATACCGTACCTGGTAGTGCTGTTTGTGATCGGACGTCCGCTCTACTACCTCGAGATGGCAATGGGACAGTTCTGTAGCCGTGGGTGTGTTAAGATTTATGATATGGCACCGGCAATGCGCGGTGTCGGTGTGGGCCAATCGGTCGCAATGGTAGTAGCAATGTCCTACTATACGCCCGTGTTGGCCATCACCTTGCGTTATCTGCTGCTATCGTTCAGCAGTGAGTTACCGTGGAGCAAGTGTCATCACTCGTGGAGCCGGTGTATTGATTCCGATTTTCGCGGATATTCCAACACGTCCGAAGCTTCCATCGAGGATCGAAGAAATGTGTCCGCGGAGTTGTACTTCAC CAACACTATAATGCATCGAGCTCCGTTAGCAGAAGGACTCGGATGGCCTGATGGGAAGCTGGTCCTCTGTCTACTCGTCTCATGGTCCATCCTCGTTGTGATCCTTATCAAGGGCGTAAGGAGCACAGGCAAAGCGGCCTACTTTCTTGCCATCTTTCCGTACGTGATCATTTTCATTCTGCTTGCACATTCACTAAGCCTTGAAGGTTCGTTCGAGGGTATCAAGTTCTTTCTGACGCCCAAATGGGAAAGTCTTTTTACGGCCAAAGTCTGGATGGAAGCCGTAACGCAGTGCTTTTTCTCACTATCGATCTGTTTCGGTGGTATCATCGCGTACTCTTCCTTCAACAATTTCTCCAATAATGTCTACCG GGACGCAATGATTATATCCTGGCTAGACACTTTCACATCAATCATCGTGGGATGCATCGTGTTCGGTGTGTTAGGCAATCTGGCTCACGTCACGCATAGAACCAGCATCCAGGATATTGTGCGGGAAGGACCGGGACTAACCTTCATGGCATATCCCGATGCGATCGCCAAATTTGAGTACTGTCCGCAGCTCTTTTCCGTACTCTTCTTCCTGATGTTCTTCATCGTAGGCATTGGTAGTAATTTGGGTGCGATCACCAGCGTCATCACAGCCATCCGCGATCGATGCCCAACGGTAGAAAACTGGAAAATCGTCATGGGCGTTAGTGTGACGATGTTTTGCGTTAGTGTCGTCTACTTAGCACCCGGTGGGTTGGATCTTCTCGACGTACTTGACACTTATGGTGCGAAGTACGTAACGCTCACGCTCGCACTGTTTGAAATTCTTACCTTCGGCTGGATCTACGGTGTGGATCGAGTCTGTCGTGATATAAAGTTTATGCTCCAGATCGAAACGGGTTTGTTTTGGCGTGTGTGCTGGGGTTTACTTGCACCGCTACTGGTGGGTGTTATTCTGATAGTGAGTTTTGTCGATTACGTCCCACTAAGCGTCCCGGTGGAGTATAATG TTGGTGGATGGATTCTGTACACATTCGCCATCCTGCAGCTACCAATATGGGCCGTTTACGCGATCATAACACAAGACGAGAAAGAATGTCGAACCAAATGGAAAACAGCCTTCGAGCCCACCACCAACTGGGGTCCAGAAAATGAAAGCACCCGTGAACAATACAAcaagatggaaaacaaacggtGCCAGTTTACTACTGACCCAAGTCGACATTGTACGCACAGATTGtgtggtaaaatatttaattaa
- the LOC125766999 gene encoding sodium-dependent nutrient amino acid transporter 1-like isoform X2, which yields MDSTPKTIAKGLTVRDWDASTRRHSFDCLVQRSPPATVHTNCVTLAIASPTVPVREKWTSNIEFTLSCIAYSVGFGNIWKFPYTALDNGGGAFLIPYLVVLFVIGRPLYYLEMAMGQFCSRGCVKIYDMAPAMRGVGVGQSVAMVVAMSYYTPVLAITLRYLLLSFSSELPWSKCHHSWSRCIDSDFRGYSNTSEASIEDRRNVSAELYFTNTIMHRAPLAEGLGWPDGKLVLCLLVSWSILVVILIKGVRSTGKAAYFLAIFPYVIIFILLAHSLSLEGSFEGIKFFLTPKWESLFTAKVWMEAVTQCFFSLSICFGGIIAYSSFNNFSNNVYRDAMIISWLDTFTSIIVGCIVFGVLGNLAHVTHRTSIQDIVREGPGLTFMAYPDAIAKFEYCPQLFSVLFFLMFFIVGIGSNLGAITSVITAIRDRCPTVENWKIVMGVSVTMFCVSVVYLAPGGLDLLDVLDTYGAKYVTLTLALFEILTFGWIYGVDRVCRDIKFMLQIETGLFWRVCWGLLAPLLVGVILIVSFVDYVPLSVPVEYNVGGWILYTFAILQLPIWAVYAIITQDEKECRTKWKTAFEPTTNWGPENESTREQYNKMENKRCQFTTDPSRHCTHRLCGKIFN from the exons ATGGATTCCACCCCAAAGACAATTGCCAAAGGATTAACCGTACGTGATTGGGATGCATCCACCCGGCGGCATTCATTCGATTGCCTCGTGCAAAGGTCACCCCCAGCAACTGTG CACACCAACTGTGTCACCTTGGCTATTGCGTCCCCAACCGTGCCGGTGCGCGAGAAATGGACCAGCAACATCGAGTTTACGCTCTCCTGTATAGCGTACTCGGTCGGATTCGGCAACATCTGGAAGTTCCCGTACACCGCCCTGGACAATGGAGGCGGTGCCTTTCTGATACCGTACCTGGTAGTGCTGTTTGTGATCGGACGTCCGCTCTACTACCTCGAGATGGCAATGGGACAGTTCTGTAGCCGTGGGTGTGTTAAGATTTATGATATGGCACCGGCAATGCGCGGTGTCGGTGTGGGCCAATCGGTCGCAATGGTAGTAGCAATGTCCTACTATACGCCCGTGTTGGCCATCACCTTGCGTTATCTGCTGCTATCGTTCAGCAGTGAGTTACCGTGGAGCAAGTGTCATCACTCGTGGAGCCGGTGTATTGATTCCGATTTTCGCGGATATTCCAACACGTCCGAAGCTTCCATCGAGGATCGAAGAAATGTGTCCGCGGAGTTGTACTTCAC CAACACTATAATGCATCGAGCTCCGTTAGCAGAAGGACTCGGATGGCCTGATGGGAAGCTGGTCCTCTGTCTACTCGTCTCATGGTCCATCCTCGTTGTGATCCTTATCAAGGGCGTAAGGAGCACAGGCAAAGCGGCCTACTTTCTTGCCATCTTTCCGTACGTGATCATTTTCATTCTGCTTGCACATTCACTAAGCCTTGAAGGTTCGTTCGAGGGTATCAAGTTCTTTCTGACGCCCAAATGGGAAAGTCTTTTTACGGCCAAAGTCTGGATGGAAGCCGTAACGCAGTGCTTTTTCTCACTATCGATCTGTTTCGGTGGTATCATCGCGTACTCTTCCTTCAACAATTTCTCCAATAATGTCTACCG GGACGCAATGATTATATCCTGGCTAGACACTTTCACATCAATCATCGTGGGATGCATCGTGTTCGGTGTGTTAGGCAATCTGGCTCACGTCACGCATAGAACCAGCATCCAGGATATTGTGCGGGAAGGACCGGGACTAACCTTCATGGCATATCCCGATGCGATCGCCAAATTTGAGTACTGTCCGCAGCTCTTTTCCGTACTCTTCTTCCTGATGTTCTTCATCGTAGGCATTGGTAGTAATTTGGGTGCGATCACCAGCGTCATCACAGCCATCCGCGATCGATGCCCAACGGTAGAAAACTGGAAAATCGTCATGGGCGTTAGTGTGACGATGTTTTGCGTTAGTGTCGTCTACTTAGCACCCGGTGGGTTGGATCTTCTCGACGTACTTGACACTTATGGTGCGAAGTACGTAACGCTCACGCTCGCACTGTTTGAAATTCTTACCTTCGGCTGGATCTACGGTGTGGATCGAGTCTGTCGTGATATAAAGTTTATGCTCCAGATCGAAACGGGTTTGTTTTGGCGTGTGTGCTGGGGTTTACTTGCACCGCTACTGGTGGGTGTTATTCTGATAGTGAGTTTTGTCGATTACGTCCCACTAAGCGTCCCGGTGGAGTATAATG TTGGTGGATGGATTCTGTACACATTCGCCATCCTGCAGCTACCAATATGGGCCGTTTACGCGATCATAACACAAGACGAGAAAGAATGTCGAACCAAATGGAAAACAGCCTTCGAGCCCACCACCAACTGGGGTCCAGAAAATGAAAGCACCCGTGAACAATACAAcaagatggaaaacaaacggtGCCAGTTTACTACTGACCCAAGTCGACATTGTACGCACAGATTGtgtggtaaaatatttaattaa
- the LOC125767007 gene encoding sodium-dependent nutrient amino acid transporter 1-like encodes MNTHPNPTPVSGSAQLTNGGSEAPEVNTQPKPDDAVREKWDRGIEFLLSCVALSVGFGNIWRFPYTAMQNGGGAFLIPYLVVLFLVGRPLYYLEMVMGQFSSRGCIKVFDVAPLMRGVGIGQTLALLLILGYYAAVLSVSVRYFVASFGSPLAWGRCEPEWVGCVDSEFKGRVQNASFRPSAEFYFNRSVLHNYWTVDDGIGVPDWKLTLCLLFCWICITCILIKGIRSSGKASYFLAIFPYLILIVLLIRTCTLDGADQGILYLLQPQWEKLLDVQVWYAAVTQCFFSLTISLGSVIVFASYNSFNNNIYRDAMIISWLDTFTSIISGIVVFGIVGNIAHITGNRVEDMQLQGPQLTFITYPDAIAKFDAAQNVFAVLFFLMFFLLGLGSNTGIVTTIVTAIRDRYPQLSNWKVVMMIAIYGFGCGLVYITPGGLHVLDVVDKYGVTLTTLTLVMLEIVTFCWLYGVDQIAHDIQLMLHRKTGVFWRVCWSFVTLAIIIIIWLFSFIQYTPLPVPIGMTVFGWCLYGFVMVQVIAWAVYALHERKEKTFIDKIKGACQPTTDWGPENSSMRMKYRTEMSKRREENRVGKNVLRKILNTFYQK; translated from the exons ATGAACACCCACCCCAACCCGACACCCGTCAGCGGCTCTGCTCAATTAACCAACGGCGGCAGTGAGGCGCCGGAAGTCAACACCCAACCGAAGCCGGATGATGCGGTGCGCGAGAAATGGGACCGTGGTATCGAGTTCCTGCTGTCGTGTGTCGCACTGTCGGTCGGTTTCGGCAACATTTGGCGCTTCCCGTACACGGCAATGCAGAACGGTGGCGGTGCCTTTCTGATACCGTACCTGGTGGTACTGTTTCTGGTCGGCCGTCCACTCTACTATCTCGAGATGGTGATGGGTCAGTTCTCGAGCCGTGGCTGCATCAAGGTGTTCGATGTGGCTCCACTGATGCGTGGTGTGGGCATCGGACAGACACTTGCACTGCTGCTGATTCTCGGCTATTATGCCGCGGTACTTTCGGTTTCGGTACGCTACTTTGTTGCATCGTTCGGTAGCCCGCTTGCATGGGGTAGATGTGAACCGGAATGGGTCGGGTGCGTTGATTCGGAATTCAAGGGGCGCGTTCAGAACGCCTCCTTTCGACCGTCGGCCGAGTTTTACTTCAATCGCTCCGTTCTGCACAACTACTGGACCGTGGACGATGGAATTGGTGTGCCAGATTGGAAGCTGACACTCTGTTTGCTCTTCTGCTGGATCTGTATTACctgcattttaattaaaggCATTCGAAGCTCTGGAAAGGCATCCTACTTTTTGGCTATTTTCCCGTACCTGATACTAATCGTACTGCTCATCCGTACCTGTACGCTGGACGGTGCAGACCAGGGCATACTGTACCTGTTACAACCACAGTGGGAAAAACTGCTTGACGTACAG GTTTGGTATGCAGCAGTAACGCAATGCTTCTTCTCGCTAACGATTTCTCTTGGTTCGGtgattgtttttgcttcgtaTAATAGTTTCAACAACAATATTTACCG cgaTGCGATGATAATTTCCTGGCTGGATACTTTCACCTCCATCATATCGGGCATCGTGGTGTTTGGTATCGTCGGTAACATTGCGCACATTACGGGCAATCGTGTGGAGGACATGCAACTGCAAGGTCCCCAGCTAACCTTCATCACCTATCCGGATGCGATTGCAAAATTCGATGCGGCCCAGAACGTGTTTGCCGTACTGTTCTTTCTGATGTTTTTCTTGCTCGGATTGGGCAGCAATACTGGCATCGTGACTACGATTGTGACCGCCATCCGGGACCGATATCCCCAGCTGTCCAACTGGaaggtggtgatgatgattgcgATCTATGGATTCGGTTGTGGATTGGTTTACATTACACCG GGTGGGCTACACGTGCTGGACGTAGTGGACAAGTATGGTGTTACGTTGACAACGCTTACACTTGTCATGTTGGAAATTGTTACCTTTTGTTGGTTGTATGGTGTGGACCAGATTGCACACGACATACAACTCATGCTCCACAGAAAAACCGGTGTATTCTGGAGAGTTTGTTGGAGCTTTGTAACACTCGCTATTATCATCATTATATGGCTTTTCAGCTTCATTCAATACACCCCACTTCCAGTTCCAATCGGAATGACTG TATTTGGTTGGTGTCTTTATGGCTTTGTTATGGTGCAAGTAATAGCGTGGGCTGTCTACGCATTGcacgaaaggaaggagaagaCATTCATCGACAAGATAAAAG
- the LOC125766999 gene encoding sodium-dependent nutrient amino acid transporter 1-like isoform X1: MDSTPKTIAKGLTVRDWDASTRRHSFDCLVQRSPPATVVPCLHTNCVTLAIASPTVPVREKWTSNIEFTLSCIAYSVGFGNIWKFPYTALDNGGGAFLIPYLVVLFVIGRPLYYLEMAMGQFCSRGCVKIYDMAPAMRGVGVGQSVAMVVAMSYYTPVLAITLRYLLLSFSSELPWSKCHHSWSRCIDSDFRGYSNTSEASIEDRRNVSAELYFTNTIMHRAPLAEGLGWPDGKLVLCLLVSWSILVVILIKGVRSTGKAAYFLAIFPYVIIFILLAHSLSLEGSFEGIKFFLTPKWESLFTAKVWMEAVTQCFFSLSICFGGIIAYSSFNNFSNNVYRDAMIISWLDTFTSIIVGCIVFGVLGNLAHVTHRTSIQDIVREGPGLTFMAYPDAIAKFEYCPQLFSVLFFLMFFIVGIGSNLGAITSVITAIRDRCPTVENWKIVMGVSVTMFCVSVVYLAPGGLDLLDVLDTYGAKYVTLTLALFEILTFGWIYGVDRVCRDIKFMLQIETGLFWRVCWGLLAPLLVGVILIVSFVDYVPLSVPVEYNVGGWILYTFAILQLPIWAVYAIITQDEKECRTKWKTAFEPTTNWGPENESTREQYNKMENKRCQFTTDPSRHCTHRLCGKIFN; encoded by the exons ATGGATTCCACCCCAAAGACAATTGCCAAAGGATTAACCGTACGTGATTGGGATGCATCCACCCGGCGGCATTCATTCGATTGCCTCGTGCAAAGGTCACCCCCAGCAACTGTGGTCCCGTGTTTG CACACCAACTGTGTCACCTTGGCTATTGCGTCCCCAACCGTGCCGGTGCGCGAGAAATGGACCAGCAACATCGAGTTTACGCTCTCCTGTATAGCGTACTCGGTCGGATTCGGCAACATCTGGAAGTTCCCGTACACCGCCCTGGACAATGGAGGCGGTGCCTTTCTGATACCGTACCTGGTAGTGCTGTTTGTGATCGGACGTCCGCTCTACTACCTCGAGATGGCAATGGGACAGTTCTGTAGCCGTGGGTGTGTTAAGATTTATGATATGGCACCGGCAATGCGCGGTGTCGGTGTGGGCCAATCGGTCGCAATGGTAGTAGCAATGTCCTACTATACGCCCGTGTTGGCCATCACCTTGCGTTATCTGCTGCTATCGTTCAGCAGTGAGTTACCGTGGAGCAAGTGTCATCACTCGTGGAGCCGGTGTATTGATTCCGATTTTCGCGGATATTCCAACACGTCCGAAGCTTCCATCGAGGATCGAAGAAATGTGTCCGCGGAGTTGTACTTCAC CAACACTATAATGCATCGAGCTCCGTTAGCAGAAGGACTCGGATGGCCTGATGGGAAGCTGGTCCTCTGTCTACTCGTCTCATGGTCCATCCTCGTTGTGATCCTTATCAAGGGCGTAAGGAGCACAGGCAAAGCGGCCTACTTTCTTGCCATCTTTCCGTACGTGATCATTTTCATTCTGCTTGCACATTCACTAAGCCTTGAAGGTTCGTTCGAGGGTATCAAGTTCTTTCTGACGCCCAAATGGGAAAGTCTTTTTACGGCCAAAGTCTGGATGGAAGCCGTAACGCAGTGCTTTTTCTCACTATCGATCTGTTTCGGTGGTATCATCGCGTACTCTTCCTTCAACAATTTCTCCAATAATGTCTACCG GGACGCAATGATTATATCCTGGCTAGACACTTTCACATCAATCATCGTGGGATGCATCGTGTTCGGTGTGTTAGGCAATCTGGCTCACGTCACGCATAGAACCAGCATCCAGGATATTGTGCGGGAAGGACCGGGACTAACCTTCATGGCATATCCCGATGCGATCGCCAAATTTGAGTACTGTCCGCAGCTCTTTTCCGTACTCTTCTTCCTGATGTTCTTCATCGTAGGCATTGGTAGTAATTTGGGTGCGATCACCAGCGTCATCACAGCCATCCGCGATCGATGCCCAACGGTAGAAAACTGGAAAATCGTCATGGGCGTTAGTGTGACGATGTTTTGCGTTAGTGTCGTCTACTTAGCACCCGGTGGGTTGGATCTTCTCGACGTACTTGACACTTATGGTGCGAAGTACGTAACGCTCACGCTCGCACTGTTTGAAATTCTTACCTTCGGCTGGATCTACGGTGTGGATCGAGTCTGTCGTGATATAAAGTTTATGCTCCAGATCGAAACGGGTTTGTTTTGGCGTGTGTGCTGGGGTTTACTTGCACCGCTACTGGTGGGTGTTATTCTGATAGTGAGTTTTGTCGATTACGTCCCACTAAGCGTCCCGGTGGAGTATAATG TTGGTGGATGGATTCTGTACACATTCGCCATCCTGCAGCTACCAATATGGGCCGTTTACGCGATCATAACACAAGACGAGAAAGAATGTCGAACCAAATGGAAAACAGCCTTCGAGCCCACCACCAACTGGGGTCCAGAAAATGAAAGCACCCGTGAACAATACAAcaagatggaaaacaaacggtGCCAGTTTACTACTGACCCAAGTCGACATTGTACGCACAGATTGtgtggtaaaatatttaattaa